In the genome of Streptomyces collinus, one region contains:
- a CDS encoding carbonic anhydrase: MNTDSAAHRGAGRAPHPSAAARPTTGGTVRRTLLRTALTGAAALGAGLGAARPATAAAPTRDTRPRPGTPAEALRELAAGNRRWRAFRERHPHEDPALRRTLATGQHPFAVVLGCIDSRVPPELVFDQGLGDLMTVRTAGEVLDEAVLGSVAYGVLELAIPLVVVLGHQSCGAVRAAVEAEESGTKLPAHMQYLVDQIGPAIDHGKEGDARIDATVSANVRLVRSRLAAEPELAARIGTGKLAIVGARYELTTQAVHRLA, translated from the coding sequence GTGAACACAGATTCCGCTGCCCATAGAGGCGCCGGCCGTGCACCGCACCCCTCCGCCGCTGCACGGCCCACCACCGGCGGTACCGTCCGCCGCACCCTGCTGCGCACCGCCCTGACCGGGGCCGCAGCGCTCGGTGCGGGCCTCGGCGCCGCCCGGCCGGCCACCGCCGCCGCCCCCACCCGGGACACCCGCCCCAGGCCCGGCACCCCCGCCGAAGCCCTGCGGGAACTGGCCGCCGGCAACCGCCGCTGGCGCGCCTTCCGGGAACGCCACCCGCACGAGGACCCCGCCCTGCGCCGGACGCTGGCCACCGGCCAGCACCCCTTCGCGGTCGTCCTCGGCTGCATCGACTCGCGCGTGCCCCCGGAACTCGTCTTCGACCAGGGCCTCGGCGACCTGATGACCGTGCGCACCGCCGGTGAGGTGCTGGACGAGGCCGTTCTCGGCAGCGTCGCCTACGGTGTCCTGGAACTCGCCATTCCCCTGGTCGTCGTCCTCGGACACCAGTCGTGCGGCGCGGTCCGGGCCGCAGTCGAGGCGGAGGAGTCCGGGACGAAACTGCCCGCCCACATGCAGTACCTCGTCGACCAGATAGGCCCGGCCATCGACCACGGCAAGGAAGGGGACGCCCGGATCGACGCGACCGTGAGCGCCAACGTCCGGCTCGTGCGCTCCCGGCTGGCCGCCGAGCCCGAACTGGCCGCCAGGATCGGCACGGGCAAGCTGGCGATCGTCGGTGCCCGCTACGAACTGACCACCCAGGCGGTCCACCGCCTGGCCTGA
- a CDS encoding VanW family protein, translating to MRPRTALVPRITSLPPVALAGGALAVGVGGLYLAGLLLTGGQIDSGTTVRGVDIGGLSRAEAVRKLERELGAAGARELPVKAGDRTGRVDPKRAGLSYDIGETVDRAARTGADPVSVFGGFFRSGGDVEPVVHLDEDKARAALGQLAKGLDQKVRDGGVAFDDGRVKAVTPRTGYALDVDAAVRPLRDSFLRGDTRTATPLPTRETRPEVTAGEVERAIRTFAEPAMSGPVTLTAAGRPFTVGQDVLGEHLTMRPDGSGELRPKLDVKGLRAEPSVAGPLDDVTTTAANAKLKPEGDKAVVAEDATVGRSVTDKALGKAVLPLLTASGAARSGEVEVRETRPEVTRENAAELGLTEKMSSFTVHFEPAEYRTKNIGRAVELINGSVVMPDETWSFNRTVGERTEANGFMDGIIILDDKFTKASGGGVSSVATTVYNALFFAGLKPLEHGAHSFYIERYPEGREATVAWGSLDLRFANDSGKAVYIQAESTDTSVTVSFLGTRKYDEIKSVTGPRTGVKKPEKQVSDDKECVPQTPLEGFDVTVERVFYNDGREVKREPYRTHYTPRDEIVCE from the coding sequence ATGCGCCCCCGTACCGCCCTCGTCCCGCGCATCACCTCCCTCCCGCCCGTCGCCCTGGCCGGCGGCGCGCTGGCCGTGGGGGTCGGTGGTCTGTATCTCGCCGGGTTGCTCCTCACGGGCGGCCAGATCGACTCCGGCACGACCGTGCGCGGGGTGGACATCGGAGGGCTGAGCCGCGCGGAGGCGGTGCGGAAGCTGGAGCGGGAGCTGGGCGCGGCCGGCGCCCGGGAGCTGCCCGTCAAGGCCGGGGACCGCACGGGCCGGGTCGATCCGAAGCGCGCGGGCCTCTCCTACGACATCGGGGAGACCGTCGACCGGGCGGCGCGCACCGGCGCCGATCCGGTCAGCGTGTTCGGCGGGTTCTTCCGCTCGGGCGGCGACGTCGAGCCGGTCGTGCACCTCGACGAGGACAAGGCGAGAGCAGCCCTCGGGCAGCTGGCGAAGGGCCTCGACCAGAAGGTCAGGGACGGCGGCGTCGCGTTCGACGACGGCCGGGTGAAGGCGGTCACGCCCCGGACGGGGTACGCGCTGGACGTGGACGCCGCGGTCCGGCCCCTGCGCGACTCCTTCCTGCGCGGTGACACCCGCACGGCCACTCCCCTGCCCACCCGCGAGACCCGCCCGGAGGTCACCGCCGGCGAGGTGGAGCGAGCGATACGCACCTTCGCGGAGCCGGCCATGTCGGGCCCCGTCACGCTCACCGCCGCCGGCCGGCCGTTCACGGTCGGCCAGGACGTGCTGGGCGAGCATCTGACCATGCGGCCGGACGGCAGCGGCGAGCTGAGACCGAAGCTGGACGTGAAGGGGCTGCGCGCCGAGCCGTCCGTGGCCGGTCCCCTGGACGACGTCACCACGACCGCCGCGAACGCGAAGCTGAAGCCGGAGGGCGACAAGGCCGTGGTCGCCGAGGATGCCACGGTGGGCCGGTCGGTCACCGACAAGGCGCTGGGCAAGGCCGTGCTGCCGCTGCTCACCGCGTCGGGCGCCGCACGCAGCGGCGAGGTGGAGGTCCGCGAGACCCGGCCGGAGGTGACCCGCGAGAACGCCGCGGAGCTGGGGCTGACGGAGAAGATGTCCTCCTTCACCGTCCACTTCGAACCGGCCGAGTACCGCACGAAGAACATAGGCCGGGCGGTGGAACTCATCAACGGCTCCGTCGTCATGCCGGACGAGACCTGGAGCTTCAACCGGACCGTCGGTGAGCGCACCGAGGCCAACGGCTTCATGGACGGCATCATCATCCTGGACGACAAGTTCACGAAGGCGTCCGGCGGCGGTGTCTCGTCCGTGGCGACGACCGTGTACAACGCGCTGTTCTTCGCCGGGCTCAAGCCCCTGGAGCACGGAGCGCACTCGTTCTACATCGAGCGCTACCCGGAGGGCCGTGAGGCGACCGTCGCCTGGGGCAGCCTGGACCTGCGGTTCGCCAACGACTCCGGCAAGGCCGTCTACATCCAGGCCGAGTCCACCGACACCTCCGTCACCGTCTCCTTCCTCGGCACCCGCAAGTACGACGAGATCAAGTCGGTCACGGGCCCGCGCACCGGCGTGAAGAAGCCGGAGAAGCAGGTGAGCGACGACAAGGAGTGCGTCCCGCAGACCCCGCTCGAAGGGTTCGACGTCACCGTGGAGCGGGTCTTCTACAACGACGGCCGGGAAGTGAAGCGGGAGCCGTACCGCACCCACTACACCCCGCGTGACGAGATCGTCTGCGAGTGA
- a CDS encoding transferase, whose amino-acid sequence MSTPEDRTPGEPREGVTPGGPHEGVTPGAPQEPPGTLHEGATPTTPQTTAPSPQHGSPLRADCATDSDGRITFRLPPVPGAHPQLLLRLRPKKGRSETTRHLLDLESDGSDGHRHAVLEPHPALDEGRWDVYLLPEPGAERRRLRPGLRDLRSLVDGHLRDRPAPVAVRIPYVTKDGFLALRAWRRTAHAEARAIDVTDRAMTITARLHGAELHADATVRLRLRGTDTVRTVRPRTDGDARGFSFTVGPGDLADGGGGAARVWDVFVGPTDGVPPIRVGRLLDDVADRKHVYVYPAVETDGSALRPYYTVDNDLAIEAT is encoded by the coding sequence ATGAGCACACCGGAAGACAGGACGCCGGGGGAGCCGCGAGAGGGTGTGACGCCGGGCGGGCCGCACGAGGGTGTGACGCCGGGCGCGCCGCAGGAACCGCCGGGTACGCTGCACGAGGGCGCGACGCCGACCACCCCGCAGACCACGGCGCCGAGCCCGCAGCACGGCTCCCCCCTGCGCGCCGACTGCGCGACCGACAGCGACGGCCGGATCACCTTCCGTCTTCCGCCGGTCCCCGGCGCACACCCCCAGCTGCTCCTGCGGCTGCGGCCCAAGAAGGGGCGCTCGGAGACGACCCGTCACCTCCTCGACCTGGAGTCCGACGGGTCCGACGGTCACCGGCACGCCGTACTGGAACCGCATCCCGCCCTCGACGAGGGCCGCTGGGACGTGTACCTGCTGCCCGAACCCGGTGCCGAGCGCCGGCGGCTGCGCCCCGGCCTGCGGGATCTGCGCAGCCTCGTCGACGGCCACCTGCGCGACCGCCCCGCGCCGGTCGCGGTCAGGATCCCGTACGTCACGAAGGACGGCTTCCTCGCCCTCAGGGCGTGGCGGCGCACCGCCCACGCGGAGGCCCGCGCCATCGACGTCACGGACCGGGCCATGACGATCACGGCCCGCCTGCACGGCGCCGAGCTCCATGCGGACGCCACCGTGCGTCTGCGCCTGCGCGGCACCGACACCGTCCGGACCGTCCGCCCCCGGACCGACGGCGACGCCAGGGGCTTCTCCTTCACCGTCGGCCCCGGGGACCTGGCGGACGGCGGCGGGGGAGCGGCCCGCGTCTGGGACGTCTTCGTCGGCCCCACGGACGGGGTGCCGCCGATCAGGGTCGGCCGGCTGCTCGACGACGTGGCCGACCGCAAGCACGTGTACGTCTATCCGGCGGTCGAGACGGACGGTTCCGCTCTCCGCCCTTACTACACCGTCGACAACGACCTCGCGATAGAGGCGACGTAA
- a CDS encoding glycosyltransferase family 4 protein, protein MKISFLIHNAYGIGGTITTTFNLAGALAERHDVEIVSALRHREHPNLVPDPRVRLRALVDLRKEADHPLHQRPAKVFPAAEYRHHQYSELTDQRIGECLGALDADVVIGTRPGLNVHIARQAPRHVLRVGQEHLTLDNHSPRLRTALRRAYRRLDVITTVTEADAAAYRRKMWLPGVHVEALPNSVPDPALPPADSTAKVVIAAGRLVPVKRYDLLIEAFAQVAAVHPDWQLRIYGKGEEQPRLRQLIERLRMWNNVFLMGAATPMEAEWAKGSIGAAASNFEPFGMTIVEAMRCGLPVVSTDCPYGPGEIIADGTDGRLVPVGDRDALAAALLDLVGDDERRRRMSRAALDNARRFAPGPVVAQAERLLEAAAAARSTGRTATPQHHRTQSALTGRGHAARDAAHAAASGVLRSIRKGRR, encoded by the coding sequence ATGAAGATCTCTTTCCTGATCCATAACGCCTACGGAATCGGAGGCACGATCACCACCACGTTCAACCTGGCCGGGGCCCTGGCCGAACGGCACGACGTGGAGATCGTCTCCGCGTTACGCCACCGGGAACACCCCAACCTCGTCCCCGATCCACGGGTGCGGCTGCGGGCGCTGGTGGACCTGCGCAAGGAGGCGGACCATCCGCTGCACCAAAGACCGGCGAAAGTGTTCCCGGCCGCCGAGTACCGCCATCACCAGTACAGCGAGCTGACCGACCAGCGCATCGGCGAGTGCCTCGGGGCGCTGGACGCCGACGTCGTCATCGGCACCCGCCCGGGTCTCAACGTGCACATCGCCCGCCAGGCCCCGCGGCACGTCCTGCGCGTCGGCCAGGAGCACCTCACGCTCGACAACCACTCGCCGCGGCTGCGCACCGCCCTGCGTCGCGCCTACCGCCGCCTCGATGTGATCACCACGGTCACGGAAGCGGATGCCGCCGCCTACCGGCGCAAGATGTGGCTGCCTGGCGTCCATGTGGAGGCCCTTCCGAACAGCGTTCCCGACCCCGCCCTGCCTCCCGCCGACAGCACCGCCAAGGTGGTGATCGCCGCGGGCCGCCTGGTCCCGGTCAAGCGCTACGACCTCCTCATCGAGGCGTTCGCCCAGGTCGCCGCCGTGCACCCGGACTGGCAGCTGCGCATCTACGGCAAGGGCGAGGAGCAGCCCAGGCTGCGGCAGCTCATCGAGCGGCTCAGGATGTGGAACAACGTGTTCCTGATGGGGGCCGCCACCCCCATGGAGGCCGAGTGGGCCAAGGGCTCGATCGGCGCTGCCGCGTCCAACTTCGAGCCGTTCGGCATGACCATCGTCGAGGCGATGCGCTGCGGACTGCCCGTCGTCAGCACCGACTGCCCCTACGGCCCCGGTGAGATCATCGCGGACGGCACCGACGGCAGGCTGGTACCGGTCGGGGACCGTGACGCGCTCGCCGCGGCCCTGCTGGACCTCGTCGGCGACGACGAGCGCCGCCGCCGCATGAGCCGGGCCGCCCTGGACAACGCGCGCCGCTTCGCCCCCGGCCCCGTCGTCGCCCAGGCCGAACGCCTCCTGGAGGCCGCCGCCGCGGCCCGGAGCACCGGCCGGACGGCCACCCCGCAGCACCACCGCACCCAGAGCGCCTTGACCGGCCGCGGCCACGCCGCCCGCGACGCCGCCCACGCCGCTGCCTCCGGCGTACTGCGCTCGATACGGAAGGGACGCCGATGA
- a CDS encoding Tat pathway signal sequence domain protein, whose product MTGRQGPALSRRSLIGAGLGISAAGLTAAGSGQAVAAGATGARPASAPARGLAFLAAAMDAYPDHGAVRLAQSYTDQAGLFSTAFTYDNALAILAHLAARTPAGLARARGLGDALLHAQGHDPAYDDGRLRQAYNVGPYTFYDGSLQPDGFVRADGTVNVGTQFGFTGTAVGDMAWAGIALSALARRTGARRFLDGAVRIGEWIERNGRTDEPLGGFKFGVDGADKKLPFTSTEHNTDLICLFGRLARLTGDRVWLERRGRAEAFVRRMWEPSGGFFYTGTNDGVTVNKSPVPEDTQTWTHLALGSRRYSRSLDWAAAELAVTDHSGRVNSTVPAGQSYEGVTFSSASLLANEDAPIAAGQPKPDRNGVWFEGTAHLALALRDRRARGDEGRARRLIASTEQAQDLLGGGQTVGGKALPERCGVVSASSPLDTGFGFGYYPYRHTGATAWYVMAAARYNPLRA is encoded by the coding sequence ATGACTGGCAGACAAGGCCCGGCGCTCAGCCGGCGTTCGCTCATCGGTGCCGGACTCGGCATCAGTGCCGCGGGGCTCACCGCCGCCGGCTCGGGACAGGCCGTCGCGGCCGGTGCCACCGGTGCCCGCCCCGCATCGGCCCCGGCCCGAGGGCTGGCCTTCCTCGCCGCCGCCATGGACGCCTACCCCGACCACGGCGCCGTGCGTCTGGCCCAGAGCTACACCGACCAGGCCGGCCTGTTCAGCACCGCGTTCACCTACGACAACGCCCTCGCGATCCTCGCCCACCTCGCGGCCCGGACCCCGGCGGGCCTGGCCAGGGCCAGGGGGTTGGGCGACGCGCTGCTCCACGCCCAGGGCCACGACCCGGCGTACGACGACGGCAGGCTCCGGCAGGCCTACAACGTCGGGCCGTACACCTTCTACGACGGCTCGCTCCAGCCCGACGGCTTCGTGCGGGCGGACGGCACCGTGAACGTCGGGACGCAGTTCGGCTTCACCGGCACCGCCGTGGGTGACATGGCCTGGGCGGGCATCGCGCTGAGCGCCCTCGCCCGGCGTACCGGGGCGCGCCGCTTCCTGGACGGTGCCGTGCGGATCGGCGAGTGGATCGAGCGGAACGGCCGGACCGACGAGCCCCTCGGCGGCTTCAAGTTCGGGGTCGACGGGGCCGATAAGAAGCTGCCGTTCACCTCGACCGAGCACAACACCGACCTGATCTGCCTGTTCGGCCGGCTCGCCCGGCTCACCGGCGACCGGGTGTGGCTGGAACGGCGGGGGCGGGCCGAGGCGTTCGTGCGGCGGATGTGGGAGCCGTCCGGCGGGTTCTTCTACACCGGCACCAACGACGGGGTCACGGTCAATAAGTCCCCGGTCCCGGAGGACACCCAGACCTGGACGCACCTAGCGCTCGGCTCGCGCCGCTACTCCCGTTCGCTGGACTGGGCCGCGGCGGAGCTGGCCGTCACGGACCACTCGGGACGCGTCAACAGCACTGTGCCCGCGGGGCAGTCGTACGAGGGGGTCACCTTCAGTTCGGCGAGTCTCCTCGCGAACGAGGACGCCCCGATCGCGGCCGGTCAGCCCAAGCCCGACCGCAACGGCGTGTGGTTCGAGGGAACGGCCCACCTCGCGCTCGCCCTGCGCGACCGGAGGGCACGGGGCGACGAGGGGCGCGCCCGGCGTCTGATCGCGTCCACCGAGCAGGCCCAGGATCTGCTGGGCGGCGGTCAGACCGTCGGCGGGAAGGCGCTGCCCGAGCGCTGTGGGGTGGTGTCCGCGAGCAGTCCGCTGGACACCGGATTCGGCTTCGGCTACTACCCGTACCGGCACACGGGGGCGACCGCCTGGTACGTGATGGCGGCGGCGCGGTACAACCCGCTGCGGGCGTGA